CCTCCAATTGAGGATGGAGTTATAGAAGCCAGGAATGTACTGGATATTACTATCTGGACTGCTTTTGTAAGTTCAATCTCATATCCGAGGGCTTTTGAAAGGACACTAGTCCGCAATCCCCATACTAAAAATGAAGTGAGATGCAGGAGTATTGCAAGCACTATGTAGGCAGGTTTTATGTTGCGTATACTTTCAAGGGTATTGGCATCGATAGTATAAACCAGAACTGCGGCCATTACGACCAGACTTATCAGAAAAGATAATGCTATCCATTTGGTTGTTTTCTTCATGGTATCTTTTTTGGGAATGCTTCATTACGAAACTTATAGGTTGTATGTTAGGAATAGATGGCTATACACTTATATTCTTTTGTCTCCCGCTAGAGTTTCCATAATTTTTCGTATTTCAGAGGCACCCTCTAATTCCAGAGCAAGCGCAGAAAGGTTTTTTGGGGATGTGAGTTTTCCGGAAATGCATTCCTTTACACGATTCATAATGTCATCTGCACTGCTGTTATACTCCATGCGGAATCCGCAATTTTGTGTTTCCAATCCTTTTGCGTTATTCTGTTGCTCAGCATGCCCTATGTCTGGAAAGGAAATTACCGGTATTCCAAATGCAAGGGCTTCCATCATGGTGGTATGTCCTCCAGGTGCAATCACCACATCCGAGCCTTTTAGGAATGGATACTGGTCAGGAACAAATGGCATCATATTAACATTTTCAGGTAAATCATCGAAATCCTCTGTCTTGATTCCCGGTCCGGTGAGCATCGTATAATTGATACTGGAATCTTTTTTTGCAGCTTCAATTATACTCAGGAAAATGGGTTTTCGATAGCCGAATCCTCCCACAAGGGAAAGTACATGAGGTTTTGCTAGTTCTTCCGCGTTTACAGTATCCGGTTTCTTTGCAGGAAGGGGCCCACTGTAAATTGTTTTTTCCTCAATTTGGCTTTCAAAATCCAGGTTTAGCTGACATATTGTATTGGGCTTTGGGAAATCCGGAACGACTATATTATCAACTTTTCGAAAAACGGTTCTGTAAAATGTCCTGGCAGCTTTTCCAAGCATGCGGAAGACAAATCCGTCTTTGAAGAACTCTTCCATGTTTGATTGGTTGACCATCAGAACAACAGGGATATGGTATCTTAAGGCAGACAGGGTTCCAAGGTAGTAGCTGTCAGAAAGAATTACATCAGGTTTTTCGCGCTTAACCATTTTCATAACCCGGAAAAGGCCGCGAATCTGTCTTAGCTTCAAGCTTTCCTTAACAGAAGTGCTCATGTCCAGTGATCCGCCATCTCCCACAAGCCGGATTTCTGGAGGTATGGCATTAACCATAAATCCATTTTTTTGGATTATTTCCGCGGAATACCCATAGGCACCAAAAAGAACCTCATGGCCTGCTTTTTCGAGTTCTTTTCCTACAGACATGCTGCGTGCTGTATGGCCCAATCCTTCTCCGCAGACAAATATGAATACTTTCATAACAAGCCTCTGCCTTCGGAGAGGGTTTACCTGTTTTAATAAGTTGTCTTTGAATTCAAATAAAAAAGTTGCAGTAGGAACTCATGCTCCTACTGTGATTGCCTGCAAAGGCATTTTTGGATTTCAACAGTGTCTCTTGTTTTTACTGTGCAAGTGCCTGCTTCTCTGATTTCATATAGCAGGCTAATGTACAGAACGTTCTTTCGCGGGACACATTTTCGACTACTGAAAAGTGATTTCCGCAAATAGGGCATCTTCTTTCTGAATATCGCATTGTACCACCAAGCCAATATCAATTATATCTATGGTGGCAGAAATATATAAGTCCTGCGCTAAATTTAGAGTTTTTCTGCCGGTGGGGTGGTGTTCAATTTGACGTATTTAACACCCTTCAATGCCATGAGTCCTTCGTCAAGCCCTTTAACATCTTTCCCATCCCCGTCAAAAATAATTACTTCGAGGCAGTTTTCCTTGTCAAGATGGATGTGGATGGAGGATTTTATCAGATCCGAGTAGTCATGCTGGACGTCGGCAACAGCATTTGAAAGCCCTCTCTTGGTATGATCATAGATCAGGGTTATTGTACCTACTCTCCTTCCACTGATGTCGTTCATCCATTCGTAATAATTGATATAACTTCGAATGGCATCTCTTATTC
This genomic stretch from Methanohalophilus levihalophilus harbors:
- a CDS encoding UDP-N-acetylglucosamine--N-acetylmuramyl-(pentapeptide) pyrophosphoryl-undecaprenol N-acetylglucosamine transferase, whose translation is MKVFIFVCGEGLGHTARSMSVGKELEKAGHEVLFGAYGYSAEIIQKNGFMVNAIPPEIRLVGDGGSLDMSTSVKESLKLRQIRGLFRVMKMVKREKPDVILSDSYYLGTLSALRYHIPVVLMVNQSNMEEFFKDGFVFRMLGKAARTFYRTVFRKVDNIVVPDFPKPNTICQLNLDFESQIEEKTIYSGPLPAKKPDTVNAEELAKPHVLSLVGGFGYRKPIFLSIIEAAKKDSSINYTMLTGPGIKTEDFDDLPENVNMMPFVPDQYPFLKGSDVVIAPGGHTTMMEALAFGIPVISFPDIGHAEQQNNAKGLETQNCGFRMEYNSSADDIMNRVKECISGKLTSPKNLSALALELEGASEIRKIMETLAGDKRI
- the nikR gene encoding nickel-responsive transcriptional regulator NikR; amino-acid sequence: MDPELMRIGVSLPDNLLNKFDSIIMERGYSSRSEGIRDAIRSYINYYEWMNDISGRRVGTITLIYDHTKRGLSNAVADVQHDYSDLIKSSIHIHLDKENCLEVIIFDGDGKDVKGLDEGLMALKGVKYVKLNTTPPAEKL